A DNA window from Kitasatospora atroaurantiaca contains the following coding sequences:
- a CDS encoding copper chaperone PCu(A)C, whose amino-acid sequence MSSQFRRGALIGAGLAAVLAAGTILVACGGRDSSGESDRAAARLSVIDSYIPAPATPGGSAAGYLTVRNDGAGTDQLVKVSSPAAKSVTMHRSTESSMEEVTSLQVPAHGALQLSRGGTHLMIGDWAKAPAVGDQLELDLTFAKGETIAVQVPVKPLTYRPGS is encoded by the coding sequence GTGAGCAGCCAGTTCCGGCGCGGCGCGCTGATCGGCGCGGGCCTGGCCGCCGTGCTGGCGGCCGGGACGATACTGGTCGCCTGCGGCGGCCGGGACTCGAGCGGGGAGTCCGACCGGGCCGCGGCCAGGCTCAGCGTCATCGACTCCTACATCCCGGCGCCGGCCACCCCGGGCGGCTCGGCCGCCGGGTATCTGACGGTTCGTAACGACGGCGCCGGCACCGACCAGCTGGTCAAGGTCAGCAGCCCGGCGGCGAAGTCGGTGACCATGCACCGCTCGACCGAGAGCTCCATGGAGGAGGTGACCAGCCTCCAGGTGCCCGCGCACGGCGCGTTGCAGCTCTCCCGGGGTGGAACCCACCTCATGATCGGGGACTGGGCCAAGGCCCCCGCCGTCGGCGACCAGCTCGAACTGGACCTCACCTTCGCCAAGGGCGAGACCATTGCCGTCCAGGTGCCCGTCAAGCCCCTCACCTACCGACCCGGGAGCTAG
- a CDS encoding FixH family protein: protein MLKRLGALLAVVGTAVALLLGGAGTAAAHATLVSTDPAQNAVVPTAPSAVTLTFSEGVSLSSDSVRVLGPAGKAVDNGDPGHADGKANTARVSLSSGLANGTYTVAWRAVSEDSHPIGGAFTFSIGAPSATVVSTSSLRSAEPDALVAAAYGTGRVIAYAAFALLVGTAAFVLICWPRGAAVRQVQRLLMTGWVALLVSTVAVLLLRGPYERGSGIGVALDLSLVRSTLDERIGTALSARLLLLAAAGVFLSLLVGQLGHPRAAAVEADSDEASGKLSEEDELRRLERRAAERPLRDARIGLGVAGLVLAVALSATWVAADHASVGIQVWLALPAGMLHLLAMAFWLGGLATLLVGLRHGLEARAVELFSKLALGAVSVLAVTGLYQAWRGVGSWGALVDTAYGRLLLIKIGFVVAMVGVAWMSRSWVARLRTAPDTSAVAASGPAVTAAADSEDPVRKAQLARQQAARDTATVRRSQDGTPARAGLRRSVLVETAIAAAVLVVTTMLTNSPPGRVAQAVAASPQTPVPGGAIPGTTVPGKTVELKIPYDTGGKTPNAKGTATVGINPAGVGGNTVRLTLTDAAGKPVEVPELTLAFTLPDRDLGPLPVKLDADGTGQWSGSAQLPLAGNWVVSVTVRSSDIDQATAVQPLKIG from the coding sequence ATGTTGAAGAGGCTTGGTGCCCTGCTGGCGGTCGTCGGCACGGCCGTCGCGCTGCTGCTGGGCGGGGCCGGGACGGCCGCCGCGCACGCCACGCTGGTCTCCACCGACCCGGCGCAGAACGCGGTGGTCCCCACCGCGCCCTCCGCCGTGACGCTGACCTTCAGCGAGGGCGTCTCGCTCTCCTCGGACTCCGTCCGCGTGCTCGGCCCGGCCGGCAAGGCCGTCGACAACGGCGACCCCGGCCACGCCGACGGCAAGGCCAACACCGCCCGGGTCTCGCTCAGCAGCGGCCTGGCCAACGGCACCTACACCGTGGCCTGGCGCGCCGTCTCGGAGGACTCGCACCCGATCGGCGGCGCCTTCACCTTCTCCATCGGCGCACCCTCCGCCACCGTGGTCTCCACCTCCTCCCTCCGGAGCGCCGAACCGGACGCCCTGGTCGCCGCCGCGTACGGCACCGGACGGGTGATCGCGTACGCCGCCTTCGCGCTGCTGGTCGGCACCGCCGCGTTCGTGCTGATCTGCTGGCCGCGGGGGGCGGCGGTGCGGCAGGTGCAGCGGCTGCTGATGACGGGCTGGGTCGCCCTGCTGGTCTCCACCGTGGCCGTGCTGCTGCTGCGCGGGCCGTACGAGCGCGGCAGCGGCATCGGTGTGGCGCTGGACCTCTCGCTGGTGCGCAGCACGCTGGACGAGCGGATCGGCACGGCGCTCTCGGCGCGGCTGCTGCTGCTCGCGGCGGCCGGGGTGTTCCTCTCCCTGCTGGTCGGACAGCTCGGGCATCCCCGGGCGGCGGCCGTCGAGGCCGACTCCGACGAGGCCTCGGGAAAGCTGTCCGAGGAGGACGAGCTGCGCCGGCTGGAGCGCCGCGCCGCCGAACGTCCGCTGCGCGACGCCCGGATCGGCCTCGGCGTGGCAGGGCTGGTCCTCGCCGTCGCGCTCTCGGCCACCTGGGTGGCCGCCGACCATGCCTCTGTCGGCATCCAGGTCTGGCTCGCCCTGCCCGCCGGGATGCTGCACCTGCTGGCGATGGCGTTCTGGCTGGGCGGGCTCGCCACGCTGCTGGTCGGGCTGCGGCACGGCCTGGAGGCCCGCGCCGTCGAGCTCTTCTCGAAGCTGGCTCTCGGCGCCGTCTCGGTGCTCGCCGTCACCGGCCTCTACCAGGCGTGGCGCGGCGTCGGCTCGTGGGGCGCGCTCGTCGACACCGCGTACGGGCGGCTGCTGTTGATCAAGATCGGCTTCGTGGTGGCGATGGTCGGCGTGGCGTGGATGTCCCGCTCCTGGGTCGCCCGGCTGCGGACCGCCCCCGACACCTCCGCGGTGGCAGCCTCCGGACCCGCCGTGACCGCCGCCGCCGACTCCGAGGATCCGGTACGGAAGGCGCAGCTGGCCCGCCAGCAGGCGGCCCGGGACACCGCGACCGTCCGCCGGAGCCAGGACGGCACACCGGCGCGGGCCGGGCTGCGCCGCTCGGTGCTGGTCGAGACCGCCATCGCGGCGGCGGTGCTGGTGGTCACCACCATGCTGACCAACTCGCCGCCCGGCCGGGTCGCCCAGGCCGTCGCCGCCTCTCCGCAGACCCCCGTGCCGGGTGGCGCGATTCCCGGGACGACCGTGCCGGGGAAGACCGTCGAGCTCAAGATCCCGTACGACACCGGTGGGAAGACCCCGAACGCCAAGGGCACGGCCACCGTGGGCATCAACCCGGCCGGGGTCGGTGGCAACACCGTCCGGCTCACCCTCACCGACGCGGCCGGGAAGCCGGTCGAGGTGCCCGAGCTGACGCTGGCGTTCACGCTGCCGGACCGCGACCTCGGGCCGCTGCCCGTGAAGCTGGACGCGGACGGCACCGGGCAGTGGTCCGGGAGCGCGCAGCTGCCGCTGGCGGGCAACTGGGTGGTGTCGGTGACCGTACGGTCCTCGGACATCGACCAGGCGACCGCGGTTCAGCCGCTGAAGATCGGATGA
- a CDS encoding YcnI family protein → MRTSPARRLAGAAALAASTVIALAAPAFAHVTVQPGNAQQGGYSAVAFRVPNESDTASTIKLEVSLPMDHPLASVRTQPMPGWTATLEKSKLDKPLKSHGQDINEAVSKITWTADAGTKIAPGQFQEFRVSLGALPTDTEKLTFKALQTYDNGDVVRWIDEAKDGQPEPAKPAPVLTLTKADAAATSGDHHMSASQDDKSGDQASAKSDDSTARTLGVVGIVVGVIGAALGVAGLRRKSTS, encoded by the coding sequence ATGCGTACCTCTCCTGCCCGTCGTCTCGCCGGTGCCGCCGCCCTTGCCGCCTCGACCGTGATCGCGCTGGCCGCCCCCGCGTTCGCGCACGTCACCGTGCAGCCGGGCAACGCCCAGCAGGGCGGCTACAGCGCCGTCGCCTTCCGGGTGCCGAACGAGAGTGACACCGCCTCCACCATCAAGCTGGAGGTCAGCCTGCCGATGGACCACCCGCTGGCCTCGGTGCGCACCCAGCCGATGCCGGGCTGGACCGCCACGCTGGAGAAGTCCAAGCTCGACAAGCCGCTGAAGTCGCACGGCCAGGACATCAACGAGGCGGTCTCCAAGATCACCTGGACCGCCGACGCCGGGACGAAGATCGCCCCCGGGCAGTTCCAGGAGTTCCGGGTCTCGCTCGGCGCGCTGCCGACCGACACCGAGAAGCTCACCTTCAAGGCGCTGCAGACCTACGACAACGGTGACGTGGTCCGCTGGATCGACGAGGCCAAGGACGGCCAGCCCGAGCCCGCCAAGCCCGCCCCCGTGCTGACCCTCACCAAGGCGGACGCCGCCGCCACCTCCGGTGACCACCACATGAGCGCCTCGCAGGACGACAAGTCCGGCGACCAGGCCTCCGCCAAGTCGGACGACTCCACCGCACGTACCCTCGGCGTGGTCGGCATCGTCGTCGGCGTGATCGGTGCCGCGCTGGGTGTCGCCGGCCTGCGCCGCAAGAGCACCTCCTGA
- the alc gene encoding allantoicase — protein MSTADPYADYQHADFAFTELTDLADRRLGGAVIAANDELFAERENLLLPGPAEFRPHTFGNKGQVMDGWETRRRRGGEDGSPYPTADDHDWALIRLGVPGVVHGVIVDTAHFRGNYPPEIGIEAVELPGTPGPAELAEADWRPLVPRSPVRGHAANGFATADRSRVTHLRLKQYPDGGIARLRVYGEARPDLAWLAALGTFDLAALENGGSIEDASDRFYSPPANLIMPGKSQVMGDGWENRRRRDQGHDWVRLRLAGRGEIRAVEIDTANYVGNAAGWATLYGRDGEGDWFELTPRTRLQPDAVHRLLVGEPRPATTVRLDVFPDGGIARLRLHGSLTPTADAVPPKA, from the coding sequence GTGTCCACCGCAGACCCGTACGCCGACTACCAGCACGCCGACTTCGCCTTCACCGAACTGACCGACCTCGCCGACCGCCGCCTCGGCGGCGCGGTGATCGCCGCCAACGACGAGCTGTTCGCCGAGCGGGAGAACCTGCTGCTGCCGGGCCCGGCCGAGTTCCGCCCGCACACCTTCGGCAACAAGGGCCAGGTGATGGACGGTTGGGAGACCCGTCGGCGGCGCGGCGGCGAGGACGGGAGCCCGTACCCGACCGCCGACGACCACGACTGGGCGCTGATCCGCCTGGGAGTCCCCGGAGTTGTGCACGGCGTGATCGTCGACACCGCGCACTTCCGCGGCAACTACCCGCCGGAGATCGGCATCGAGGCCGTCGAACTGCCCGGCACCCCGGGCCCTGCGGAGCTCGCCGAGGCCGACTGGCGGCCGCTCGTGCCGCGTTCACCGGTGCGCGGCCACGCTGCCAACGGCTTTGCGACGGCCGACCGCTCCCGCGTCACCCACCTGCGGCTGAAGCAGTACCCGGACGGCGGCATCGCCCGCCTGCGCGTGTACGGCGAGGCCCGCCCGGACCTCGCCTGGCTCGCTGCGCTCGGCACCTTCGACCTGGCGGCGCTGGAGAACGGCGGCTCGATCGAGGATGCTTCCGACCGCTTCTACTCCCCGCCCGCGAACCTCATCATGCCCGGAAAGTCGCAGGTCATGGGCGACGGCTGGGAGAACCGGCGGCGCCGCGACCAGGGCCACGACTGGGTACGGCTGCGGCTGGCGGGCCGGGGCGAGATCCGTGCGGTCGAGATCGACACCGCCAACTACGTCGGGAACGCGGCCGGTTGGGCCACACTGTACGGCCGGGACGGCGAGGGCGACTGGTTCGAGCTGACGCCGCGCACCCGCCTGCAGCCGGATGCGGTCCATCGTCTGCTGGTCGGCGAGCCCCGTCCGGCGACCACCGTCCGGCTCGACGTCTTCCCGGACGGCGGCATCGCCCGGCTGCGGCTCCACGGCAGCCTGACGCCGACTGCTGATGCGGTGCCTCCGAAGGCGTAG
- a CDS encoding ABC transporter ATP-binding protein, whose protein sequence is MSNQLRAAAYEHPSTTGERAHADSAPAVRLTSVTRTYGRGTNPVRALDDVSLTIPRGSFTAVMGPSGSGKSTFLHCAAGLDSPTSGRVELGGTDLTGMNETRLTELRRARIGFVFQAFNLVGALTVRQNIELPLRLAGRRPGRGQLEAMLGRVGLEGRERHRPAQLSGGQQQRVAIARALIAGPDVLFGDEPTGALDTVTARQILGLLRSCVDETGQTVVMVTHDPLAASYADTVLYLADGRLAGRTDAPTAELVAERMTHLGAWS, encoded by the coding sequence ATGTCGAACCAGCTCAGGGCCGCAGCGTACGAGCACCCCAGCACCACCGGCGAACGCGCCCACGCCGACTCAGCCCCCGCCGTCCGGCTGACCTCCGTCACCCGGACGTACGGCCGGGGAACCAACCCCGTCCGGGCCCTTGACGATGTGTCGCTGACCATCCCGCGCGGCTCCTTCACCGCCGTGATGGGGCCCTCGGGCTCCGGCAAGTCGACCTTCCTGCACTGTGCCGCCGGCCTGGACTCGCCCACCTCCGGCCGCGTCGAGCTCGGCGGCACCGACCTGACCGGGATGAACGAGACGAGGCTGACCGAACTGCGCCGGGCCCGGATCGGGTTCGTCTTCCAGGCGTTCAACCTGGTCGGTGCACTGACGGTCCGTCAGAACATCGAGCTGCCCCTCAGGTTGGCCGGACGCCGCCCGGGCCGCGGCCAACTGGAGGCCATGCTCGGCCGGGTGGGGCTGGAGGGGCGCGAACGCCACCGTCCGGCGCAGCTCTCCGGCGGCCAGCAGCAACGGGTGGCGATCGCCCGCGCCCTGATCGCCGGCCCCGACGTCCTGTTCGGCGACGAGCCGACCGGCGCACTGGACACCGTCACCGCCCGGCAGATCCTCGGCCTGCTGCGCAGCTGCGTGGACGAGACCGGCCAGACCGTGGTGATGGTCACCCACGACCCGCTCGCCGCCTCCTACGCCGACACCGTGCTCTACCTGGCCGACGGCAGGCTGGCCGGCCGCACCGACGCGCCCACCGCCGAGCTGGTGGCCGAGCGGATGACGCACCTCGGGGCGTGGTCCTGA
- a CDS encoding amidase: MEPTEPLIPLVGEAAALRAGRPELQLHVERLCTRIDRVDPLVRAFTPEPGRYERLAAEARAVTDRWQDPAGRPVLYGVPVGIKDVIQVDGLPTHAGSTLPPGVLAGPQASLVGRLREAGALVAGKTVTAEFAVNAPGPTRNPHDLAHTPGGSSSGSAAAVAAGLVPLAVGTQTIGSVIRPAAYCGVVGFRPTYGRIPADGVIANAPSLDTVGVFTADVAGAALAAAVLCDGWSPAAETRSPVLGVPVGPYLDQAEPAARSAFARQLDGLRDRGMTIRRVELLDDLDDVVRTLQAVNRYELARVHAELFPRFGGLYRPETAAAIRRGHEISGTAYAAALHARSGFRRRLAEVMTGEGVDLWITPAATGPAPLGLDSTGDAIMSLPWSHAGLPAVTVPAGNTPEGLPLGLQLVGAESADEQLLSWAAAVERVLGPG; encoded by the coding sequence ATGGAGCCCACGGAGCCGCTGATCCCGCTGGTCGGTGAGGCAGCCGCGCTGCGCGCCGGCCGGCCGGAGCTGCAGCTGCACGTCGAGCGGCTGTGCACCCGGATCGACCGGGTCGACCCGCTGGTCCGGGCCTTCACGCCCGAGCCGGGACGGTACGAGCGGCTCGCCGCCGAGGCCCGCGCCGTCACGGACCGGTGGCAGGACCCGGCCGGCCGGCCGGTGCTCTACGGCGTCCCGGTGGGGATCAAGGACGTGATCCAGGTGGACGGGCTCCCCACCCATGCCGGGTCCACGCTGCCGCCCGGGGTGCTCGCCGGGCCGCAGGCCTCGCTGGTGGGACGGCTGCGGGAGGCGGGTGCGCTGGTGGCGGGCAAGACCGTCACGGCGGAGTTCGCGGTCAACGCGCCGGGACCGACCAGGAACCCGCACGATCTCGCGCACACCCCGGGGGGTTCCAGCAGCGGCTCGGCGGCGGCCGTCGCGGCCGGGCTGGTCCCGCTGGCCGTCGGCACCCAGACGATCGGCTCGGTGATCCGCCCGGCGGCGTACTGCGGGGTGGTGGGCTTCCGGCCGACGTACGGGCGGATCCCGGCGGACGGCGTGATCGCCAACGCACCGAGCCTGGACACCGTGGGGGTGTTCACCGCCGACGTGGCGGGCGCGGCGCTCGCGGCCGCCGTCCTGTGCGACGGCTGGAGCCCGGCCGCCGAGACCCGCTCCCCGGTGCTCGGTGTGCCGGTGGGGCCGTACCTGGACCAGGCCGAGCCGGCCGCCCGTTCCGCCTTCGCCCGGCAGCTGGACGGCCTGCGCGATCGCGGCATGACCATTCGCCGGGTCGAGCTGCTGGACGATCTCGACGACGTGGTCCGGACCCTCCAGGCGGTCAACCGCTACGAGCTGGCCCGCGTCCACGCCGAGCTGTTCCCCCGCTTCGGGGGTCTCTACCGGCCCGAGACGGCGGCCGCCATCCGGCGCGGGCACGAGATCTCCGGGACGGCCTACGCGGCGGCGCTCCACGCCAGGAGCGGCTTCCGGCGGCGGCTGGCCGAGGTGATGACGGGCGAGGGCGTCGACCTGTGGATCACCCCGGCGGCCACCGGCCCGGCGCCGCTCGGGCTGGACAGCACCGGCGACGCGATCATGTCGCTGCCCTGGAGCCACGCGGGCCTGCCGGCCGTGACCGTGCCCGCCGGAAACACCCCCGAGGGCCTGCCGCTCGGCCTGCAGCTCGTCGGTGCGGAGAGCGCGGACGAGCAGCTGCTGAGCTGGGCGGCAGCCGTCGAGCGGGTGCTGGGCCCTGGCTGA
- a CDS encoding ATP-binding protein, which yields MDIWWTLHLKRDPASVPLARRILLGAMDTAGVDPQISFDLGIALTEACANAVEHAVSGRPDEGFQVTASIAGDRLRIEVVDSGPGLPPIAAAVAPPPLPRLRRQSAAPPARPAGRCRPRRGRATLPSLLSAHRPRNADRPAPYDTHVLPAGRPTLTATRPPDLDTMPDLDGESGRGLFLIHALTDHVQLRNHPLRGAIVSFDKVLKWQDDSLLRAAS from the coding sequence GTGGACATCTGGTGGACTCTGCACCTCAAGCGCGACCCGGCCAGCGTGCCGCTGGCCCGCCGCATCCTGCTCGGCGCGATGGACACCGCAGGGGTCGACCCGCAGATCTCCTTCGACCTCGGCATCGCGCTCACCGAGGCGTGTGCCAACGCGGTCGAGCACGCCGTCAGCGGCCGGCCCGACGAGGGCTTCCAGGTCACCGCCTCGATCGCGGGCGACCGGCTGCGCATCGAGGTGGTCGACTCGGGCCCCGGCCTGCCGCCGATCGCAGCGGCCGTCGCCCCGCCGCCGCTGCCCCGGCTGCGCCGCCAGTCCGCCGCCCCGCCGGCCCGTCCTGCCGGCCGATGTCGTCCCCGCCGGGGCCGCGCCACCCTGCCCTCCCTGCTGAGTGCGCACCGCCCCCGCAACGCGGACCGGCCGGCCCCGTACGACACCCACGTCCTCCCGGCCGGCCGCCCCACCCTCACGGCCACCCGCCCGCCGGACCTCGACACCATGCCGGACCTCGACGGCGAGAGCGGCCGCGGCCTCTTCCTGATCCACGCCCTCACCGACCACGTCCAGCTCCGCAACCACCCGCTACGCGGTGCCATCGTGAGCTTCGACAAGGTCCTCAAGTGGCAGGACGACTCCCTCCTCCGCGCGGCCTCCTGA
- a CDS encoding SCO family protein — translation MPLAMPHKKLRLLGAAALALTAALSLSACGSGGGSTDGTVKVAKEGSNSPYRATLLTKHFEKPDLVLSDTSGQPYDLRKQTAGRPTLLFFGYTSCPDVCPTTMGDIGVAMSKLSPEDQKKIDVVFVSTDPVRDTPKVLRTWLDSMGKSFVGLTGDLEKVKAAAKPLGIMVEDPIVNKDGSVTSTHGAQVLAFLPSDDKAHLLYLSNSSVDVYAHDLALLAKGVAA, via the coding sequence ATGCCACTCGCCATGCCCCACAAGAAGCTCCGCCTGCTGGGCGCCGCCGCGCTCGCGCTGACCGCCGCCCTCTCGCTCTCCGCGTGCGGATCGGGCGGCGGCAGCACCGACGGCACCGTCAAGGTCGCCAAGGAGGGCAGCAACTCGCCGTACCGGGCGACGCTGCTGACCAAGCACTTCGAGAAGCCCGACCTGGTGCTGAGCGACACGTCCGGACAGCCGTACGACCTGCGCAAGCAGACCGCGGGCCGGCCCACGCTGCTCTTCTTCGGCTACACCAGCTGCCCGGACGTCTGCCCGACCACCATGGGCGACATCGGCGTCGCGATGTCCAAGCTCTCCCCGGAGGACCAGAAGAAGATCGACGTGGTCTTCGTCTCCACCGACCCCGTGCGCGACACCCCGAAGGTGCTGCGCACCTGGCTGGACTCGATGGGCAAGAGCTTCGTCGGGCTCACCGGCGACCTGGAGAAGGTCAAGGCAGCCGCCAAGCCGCTCGGCATCATGGTCGAGGACCCGATCGTGAACAAGGACGGCAGCGTCACCTCGACGCACGGCGCGCAGGTGCTGGCCTTCCTCCCCTCCGACGACAAGGCGCACCTGCTCTACCTGAGCAACAGCTCGGTGGACGTCTACGCGCACGACCTGGCGCTGCTGGCCAAGGGTGTGGCGGCGTGA
- a CDS encoding LysR family transcriptional regulator gives MTDWDLRKLRVLQALDECGTVTAAAERLRMTPSAVSQQLATLARQLGAPMLEPYGRRVRLTAAARLVLGHAERVFGQLEQAEAELAGYLHGVAGEVRIGAFATAIGGLVVPAIGRLRESAPQLTVRVLEAEAADAYRLLAGGEVDLAVSLAVQLPSVRDPRFVQSALLSDPLDVALPAGHPLAEASGLRLADLAHEPWIYGSTGPWRDITLAACADAGFVPERAHTAADWAAILAMVAGGLGVALVPRLASADRRAGAVVRALPADLPTRQVVAAVRTGTEGAPPLQRVLAELKASVKAG, from the coding sequence GTGACCGACTGGGATCTGAGGAAGTTGCGGGTGCTGCAGGCGCTGGACGAGTGCGGCACGGTGACCGCCGCCGCCGAGCGCCTGCGGATGACGCCGTCCGCGGTGTCCCAGCAGCTCGCCACGCTGGCCCGGCAGTTGGGTGCGCCGATGCTGGAGCCGTACGGCCGCCGGGTGCGGCTGACCGCCGCCGCCCGGCTGGTGCTGGGCCATGCCGAGCGGGTGTTCGGGCAGTTGGAGCAGGCCGAGGCCGAGCTGGCCGGCTACCTGCACGGGGTGGCGGGCGAGGTGCGGATCGGCGCTTTCGCCACCGCGATAGGCGGACTGGTCGTACCGGCGATCGGCCGGCTCCGGGAGTCCGCGCCGCAGCTGACCGTCCGGGTGCTGGAGGCCGAGGCCGCCGACGCGTATCGCCTGCTGGCCGGCGGCGAGGTGGACCTGGCGGTCTCGCTGGCCGTGCAGCTGCCCTCGGTACGCGACCCGAGGTTCGTCCAGTCCGCGCTGCTCAGCGACCCCTTGGACGTGGCCCTGCCCGCCGGGCACCCGCTCGCAGAGGCCTCCGGTCTGCGACTGGCGGACCTTGCGCACGAGCCGTGGATCTACGGCAGCACCGGCCCCTGGCGGGACATCACCCTGGCCGCCTGCGCGGACGCCGGTTTCGTGCCCGAGCGGGCCCACACCGCCGCCGACTGGGCGGCCATCCTGGCCATGGTGGCCGGCGGCCTCGGGGTCGCGCTCGTGCCGCGGCTGGCCTCGGCGGACCGCCGGGCCGGAGCGGTGGTCAGGGCGCTGCCGGCCGACCTGCCGACCCGTCAGGTGGTGGCGGCGGTCCGCACCGGGACGGAGGGCGCACCCCCGCTGCAACGCGTGCTGGCCGAGCTCAAGGCATCCGTGAAGGCTGGCTGA